In the genome of Arctopsyche grandis isolate Sample6627 chromosome 13, ASM5162203v2, whole genome shotgun sequence, the window tttttttaattcgttgtgagctctaattttaattttaaagcgcttttggcgcatcgagcggTCCCcaaacttatttggcgccctcgggcaccgcccgacccagaccccccctaaaaccggtacTGGTTgaacctcctgcccgcacagttctttattggAAGGCTCCTATCCTAAGAGCTATCCGGCATGTTGGTAAAAACGTTGCTACCGTGCCTGAACGTGATATATTCCATCTCAGTGAGCGTTGATTATTAACCTAtttttctggtagcctgcgctcatcattattttcataattggatgtgatgtatgaatgaatgttgatcttctctcttcaatttgtgactacttctatttgaaaatttatttctgtatagtaaatatatttttttatttattaaattttcgtcCATTGTGGGGCATTAGCAAAttcctgtaataccacaatgattcaaactttaaataaataatccacgGAGAGATGAGTTAATCATCTATTAAGAATTATGATGATATGTCTTCAGCAAACATTCTCAATCAAGCAGTTGAAGTTACGTCAATagacaaattaattatatactcTACAGCTAGCAGAAAGTATGAGTACAAGTTCATTGGGACTTCCCTAAAATGTCTACACAATActgcatacattattttttatacgagaAACACTACATAGTCATAgatttagattaaaataatatgtatattaacaccAATTGaaggtaaataaatacaatgatATTAGTTAGTAGTGGATGGGAGCACTATCGAGTGCTCTatgcatatgtacctatacatatattcgagtgGCCAATGACTCAGTGAGCATGGCCAACGACCGTGGTATGTCCCCTAGTCATATAAAGCAGGTTGCGCATCACTGAACGATTAAAACGAGACAACGAGGGGGTATTCAACATTTTACAACGCATGCGAAAAAGACAGATACACACGCGTTACCACCTTCGTAACAGTCGTGCGCGCACAGAAGTTTACACAATGACAAATCCATCAACAAGGACATGCAAATTTTAGCATCATCAATTCGCAAAAGTGTTTGTAAACAAACCGCACTGCAGGTGCATACAAGTCCATACGATCGTCACTCTCTTTGGACAATAGCGCACACCCGATTGCGGTAAAATTGAGATTGTGACGCATCTCGGAGGTTTTGGGAATCTCCCCGATCGAAAACCGATTCGGTAAAAACAGGTGGTTTACGAGACGGATTAGTCAGTTGGTCGGTCGTGCTACCGGTGTGTGGACGTTTTCGTTGATATATTTGACCCGATTCGCACCGACCGGTTCGCCTAGGTCAGGCCAGGGGTCGTTAACGATGCAGCAGAGGTGGTGCATCTTTGTGGTGACGATCGCATTCGTGGTGATCGCGGTTAATTGCCGTAAGTTGACCGATTCGACcggttcgtatatgtatgtgcatatacaatGTGCGTAGTGCTGtgtcaaatattttatgtatataattatatataactagtggctttactcggcttcgctcggtatttgtaatataagccgcttgatttttaaatgctttttattattacgaaattatgttcacaatacatcttgtatctattttaagagctactgatctactgatcattttctattttaaattttaatttaattttgttagtaatcatagtattatattattataatgttaatgtacagcataataggaaaaagagctcaaaaacctatttataattcttataaatgctcataatacatataatacataatattaattaaagattcaaAAAGCAAATTggtatataaaccgcttaaacatggccagtctaatagtaaaaattttattaaatttatttgattattaatttgttcgatgacggatTTACGAAtcaacaaagtctctttcgaaattatatattagattaataatAAAGTTGTTATGACGATAATAATATGTAGTCGTTTTGATTCTgcgatttttaattgaattttattttctctGTTGTGAAATTAACCTGTTTTTGTTCGCATTCAAGGATTTTGCGTGGGCTTGTTTTTCGATATTAATTtactgcattttttttatattgagattCGTtccgtttgaaaaaaaaaaatttttttgcatCTTATTAGCAGAAAAGATGCTAAAAAATATTCCTCAAGATTTCAGTGGGCGTCAATGGATTGAACTGAACCATAGAAGTAAATAAAAGTATCTTGGAAAGTATTATACACACTATTAatgtttttgtgtatttttaaaatatttatttttttgattatttgtcTACAAAactttagtatacatatgtattaagtatCGTAGActataaaagtattatataatacatatactaaaGTTTTGTAGACTGATGTAAAAAAcatattctaattttaaacaCATTAAAATTTCCCCCGCGGCGTAATGAGcacaaaatacaaatataagatTAAATAGCAACAAAATAATGCTAGAAACTAGTATATGcttaaaaatatactcaaactAAATTTGACTCATTTAAttagaatattataattttgttggtttgctctcgtttatgagataggagcattttaaataaaaatgggcaatttttaatttttttttattcaatatatatttttactttatcaatgttcatatgtatgtatgtatgtagtaataatagatgaactcgagatattgactgattcgaactcagaatcaatcacaTTTTCATGTTCTAGTTTTAACTAGACGTACTAGAATTCGAACGGTTAATAatgtcttatattttttaaacgcttttttGTCCATTTACTTTGAACACTGATGGTTTTTCTAAGACATTGGCCATTTCTAAGAAAAAATAAACCACGTTTAGCCGCCCTTTACTCATAACTAGAGACCGGAGCCACTgtgcgctgttcattgttcatttgctctctagctttgtaataCAAAACTAgatagcaaaaaaaaggttcaccataaaaattaacaatgcagggcaaacaatgaacaatgaacggcacaaAGTGGCTCCGGTCTCTAGTCATGAGTAAAGTGAGGCGCGTGGATGCGCCggctcgaaataaatgggtttctttTCGGGTTAACAATAGAGATTGACAAAAGGATCCCGTTTCGGCGCATTCTAAGGGTGATTAGGCaatatcaaataacaatagagaTTTCAACACAGCTGAAAGCAAACAAAAAGCTTTTCGATGAAGCTAACAATAGCAAAACCTATTTGccacaattgaacaataaacggcacgctctCGGTCCTACCTCTACGCTATGTCTACTCTTAacttatgagtagaggtaggaccggaagcgcgccgtctattgttccattattgtaaatgctttgtaaaaaaggttcggcaaacctttaacaatgcatttacaacatgtgaacaatgaacagcgcgctctgggtccgttttttaCTTATGAGTCATAATCAACTTctttatgttttaatatttaaaatgacttccttttttaaatattttactataattatagtaatatgtgagaaaataaataaaacatacattttttcacatattttaCTATAATTATAGTAATAATCACTTGAACTTTCGGAGATGTAACGAAAACTCAATGttctaaatatgtaataattatggaTATTGTTTGGTAAACATTGAATAAATCGTACACATGGAATCTCTAcctatttaattgtattatatcatatttatttatttattatttcataataataataacaattatatgaccaatgtgacctgacagattgccccaaagtgtcacaccagtcttacaaaaaagaaaagaacaatataAATCACCATtcatcattcatctcattcaaaaagACTTGAATTTAAGTTGAATCTCATCAAcgtgacaattgaacaggtccaaatgttcatctttcacattaaggaaccggaaaggcttaatttatatgtatgtatacattaaatatacatacatatacttaaataattaatgtatatgtatgtatacattaagTATTTATAATTTGCAGAAAGTTTGAGTGTTCATGACCTACATAGTTCTTTCTTTATTGACAAAGAAAGTTGACATTCATAAAAGTAGGTGTGATTAAATTAGAACAACTGCAttactacaatatatgtacatatgtatgtattgtttatgCTAAAATCGCAACGAAtccaaaataataatcaaaatagtCTATGTCCATTTGGAATGGACCGTAATTTAACAGACAATGCTAAAAAACTGAATCGATGAATCTAATGCGACGCTAAAAAgtgctttttttttgtcaatttatgtTGTtcaattcatatgtatgtatttatatatgtatatgtaagtagaatGAACCATTGTGTGCATTTCAATTTCCAATAATGACTTGCATGAGAGTGGTATAAAAATAGACTGGTCGTAATACCATATGGATGTGCTGAGGAACCTTAAGAACCAAACCACATAAGTAATATTTTGACAACCCCAACTTCGTGAATACTCTTTGTGTGTATAATACTATGTTGTATGAAAGCagatttataaagttttatgacATTGATGTTGCCATTGTGTTGCCAAGTTTAACGGTGTACTAAAAACATTGCAGATgtcattatttgaaattaatcattATCATGAAATTCGCCCGAAAACAATTCACCAAAAGCACGTGTATTGACAATATGTAATCATTAAACAGACAAACCCACAACCACATAGAGATCGATGTCATCGGGGAATCCCACTGCGAAGTCACCGTGGGGGGGTCGACCGGGCGTGCACATAAATAATGCTATACAATTCGATCAAAGTGCACTTGTACATGCAAGAATGTCACATCTCTATCCAtcacgcccccccccccccctcctaccTCAGATTCGTAAAATATCACGTAAAGATAAGGATAAACGCTGCAAAAAGTCTACCGTTGATCTAGGAGTGTTTGTTCAAATAATATAAGACTTCTACATTTGGTGTAAACTATTTCGAAAtgattctattattattattagctatttTCCTTGTATGTAAGATTTGATGCCGAATTGTAAATTCATATCATGTTTCGTTTCAGAAAGTGACCCTGAGGATGGCTGCGTGACTCCGAGTGGTCAACCAGGTACCTGCATCATCTTGAACCAGTGCAATGTACTCGCACAATTGCTAATGGTGCGACCTTTACCTCAGTCAAGCCGAGAACTTCTCGTCAGGTCAAATTGTGGCTACGAAGGTGCTCAACCCAAGGTAACTAAGATGAAAGAACTCGTGTGCTAtgcaaaaactaaaaatatgtgCATAATTGAGCATTTTCTTGTTTCAGGTTTGCTGTCCTCCGCAAAGGACAACAACTCCTACACCTCAGCCGGTTTCTCCGCTTACTTCAAGGATAATGAATCCGGTCACTCAAGCACCCAGACCAAACAATCAGCAGGAATACAGAGAGCCCCCTCCGGATGTAACGAGACACCCGAATCTATCCATGTTGCCAACTAATTGCGGTCCTCTGGAAGACGATCGCATCCTGGGGGGAAACAAAACAGGAGTGTTCGACTTTCCATGGATGGCACTATTGGCTTATAATACAggtgataatttatttatataacacaTGAACGACTAGCAAACCCTTCCACCCTGAACTGTCTCGACAAACTTAAAACACTGGTGAATTGTATTTCGGCGAATTtcgtgtatttttagttgttaatatttatttatttctttgccTGTACATCCTGTGCCACATCACAGTACACGGCAACAGCACAACACATCATCTCACGTAAACGAcagcttctattcatactatacaacaGCGCACACTCAGACAAGTTTtgaccgagtgcaaggcaaaatcagcttacatatataatacattacatggaaatattcatatgcgcatgcgcactttcattAGTACGTCTGctctcgctactatgacgtcacgtcgtatatgaatatttccacagtggccaaaggaaaccagttttgcttgatacgttacggtggCATGTAattctgtatagtatgaatagattctgtcggctactgctgttgcttgctgttacgtctacgccacgtaatatatgaatgtgtccgtaaaaaatgtaccaaattatacttttcgtactgcagTTGACGGTACGTGCTGTGCTAATATGAATTAActgatattcgaatatatgtatgttatactaaggggtctacctcacgggaccgaaagtgaaacgcccgaaaacgcaaatatcggaaggcaaagatcgaaaatagaaagatcttaagtcgaaagataaaaaaaaggtcgtacatcctcacttaatttgcgcgagcaggatacaacagaaacaagaggaacagacttttccttccgtattctgcgcgcgcacattaaacaaggctgtatgacaaaaagagagataatttcaccgcatgccactcatatatattataaatatacatagtaccgtttaccatgcacccttttttttgatctttcgacttaagatctttcgattttcgatctttgccttccgatatttgcgttttcgagcgtttcactttcggtcccgtgagggagaccgactAGTGATATATCGATACTGTCGCTCTTGGAAAAAATTAAGtgtgaataaaaaatagtaataattgtGTTTTAAAAACCACTGATTGGTCGGTGAGTATTTcgtaatggtgcttacggactaaaccaacgacgattttgggccaactttttaaccagcagtagcgtacaaaatatcgaaataaaaattaaattttaaaattgaaattaaatatcaaaatcaagctaaagagcgagattgagctaaaattagatcatcgttgatgttttgaattacaacaatgttttgaattacgacgatacgcattacaaccagagaaatattataatttctctgcatacgagcgaaaaaaaatattgttaaagtcgtcacgagatgttactgtatttccacgtggatgatcgataaaaaaaaacaattcataaaaaaacgcggtgtcggatgtcggtgatttgtcaaagggttttttttctttcgtcgaaataaaattaataatcacacattatccgataaattttacctctgaaatgatttaattacttgatttatttcgacgaaagaaacaattgaagaataaaaaaatccgtttgatgtgaccgacaacaccccgggttagcaaaaatcgttggatcacccatactaatacatggtatattctcagtaactgcgcattacggggaagtaaaaataataattctttgattttttttcgatcttagtgcgtatcttcgtaagtcaaaacatcttcgacaaacaaaagtcgaggattacctgtatgtgattgttgatgatctaattttaggtcaatctcgaaaatttatttaaattgtgcatgttttgttttaactttcaatatttaattttaattttaatataatgattataattttattttgatacttgaatttaattttaatataataataatagttttaattttgatatttaatttgaatttttaaatttaatttttatttcgatattttgtacgctactggttttaaaagttggcctatGGGccattcgttggcttggtgcgtacgcaccataagaaCGACAACTTTCTGTATGATTTCGCTACAGTCGCTATAGAAGTGCttacacttaaaaaaaaaagtttttcatgaATTCAGCTCGAGGGATGTCGTTCAGATGCGGTGGGACGATTATCAACGAACGCTACATCCTGACTGCTGCTCACTGCATCACCAACTTGAGGGGTCTGACCCTGGCTGGAGTCAGAGTTGGTGAGCACGACATTCGCAACGAGACTGACTGTGAGGGTGAGGCAGATGCTTTAGATTGCGCACCACCACCTCAAGACTTTACCATCGAAGAAATTCTACCTCATCCAAGCTACAGTCCTGTCCGGCTGCAGGATGACATCGGTCTGCTTAGACTGTCTGCGCCTATAGACTTCAATAGTGGTAAGTACAGCTTTCACAGGCCTTCAGATAAGACAGGCCCGCACCTTGAAGCACCATACACACCATACCTTGCACCATGCTTTGCACCATACCCAAAAAACaagtttgggtaaattttttagaaacttttacATTACACATTCGTTCTCTCGGTGTGTATTCTAGGACGAGAAGTGGAAATACGAAGTCATGGGATGAAAACAcctcatatttttaaaacattctaTTTTTTCTGTACGACACAGCGAAAGAGTTGAACCACatctatgtaatttattttgtatgacaTGTGATTGGTaataattagaaaataaaaaaaggttaactGGTAGTTCAGGGTTACTCATCAATGTTCGTAGTTGACGTTGACGAAAAAACATTTACTGATATACTGTTATATCAAaccataataatattatgtattgacAACAATGcatgtttactatttttttacgcGTTGAACGGCATTTACGCTACATTTTACTCAAATGGCAGTTATTCCAAAGAATaaaacatctatgtatgtatgtatacgtttattcataaatttacatatattatttcgtAGAAAAGTATATATCAATTTTCCACAGGCAATCATTTATTTCAAGAAGGAAATACATTGTtagcataaataaattaaaaatttactaaTGCTATAAATTACCCGTACCCCTTGTACCCGATATTGTTGGTATATTAGGTTactaaattaaaagaaatgtgtcgtcagtCATGTGTCCGATCTCCACggggttgaatttttttcaaatgccttttaaatgtatttatatttattgtttaatatgaaaaaatggtaaaactacctacctacctacatataaacaatataaaacaccgataggaaaattaattaatgagttaaattatcaatagatagcggtaaattctctgccaagaggaaagattagtagcgatcagtatatgtacatatatatagaagtttttttattttattattgtatccgtatatatgttacaccgaatccatgaaattgtctattacaagcattcggcaagagaattgccgaatgcgtgaaaaatgcaagcacgttgcccagttcacggattccgtaaattctttgccgaatgcgtgaactggacagcgtgttatattataaccaagtgtcaaagtgacagctgaataaggatgtttaatttacatattattatgtataatatgactacatacaaatgtttcactgttaaaatattgatcaaaatgtataaaaatggcattaatttatgtataagtcatatgagatgatctaaacatatgtatgtagtcatattatacataataatatgtaaattaaactaaattaaacatcctcattcagctgtcactttgacatttgtccacgctgtccagttctaaaaaacaacaccggagcgctgctgtctatttgccgactccatgctttgagcagacaaattcttgccgaatacacgcattcgccaaagaatttgccaaatccgtgaactgggcaacgtgcttgcatttttcacgaattcggcaattctcttgccgaatgcgtgtaatagacaatttcacggattcggtgtaacatatacgtattggcagtggtttaactgtgacgtacatatgtatgtcgaatcgaaacgactattatagtacagcgagcgttatctcagacagacagaatagcgatattatatatgatatctCGTGGTACCTCAAttacaatatttgtaattttgtaaCATTTGATTCtatgtttgtctatatgtactattaaaaaatttggatgtgaccaacccattgcaacttaatctatgtatttgaggaatataagaaggtcacaaaacaaaattcgatattgaaccgtacatacacattcacatataccggcagcattattaaatactaatagctacgacagcattttcgattcaaattgagggcaaatgtatggaaacttgcacaagacaaaagttctacttccgatttttggattttgttacttttgtactaacttagaccttatcagctctaagttagtacataaagaatacaaatataaattttcagcttgatacgttcaggggtgtggacagaatagtggacacaacatatttttaaatttagtgattttttttattttcatcacattaatacaagaattgtacttgaattttttcgtgaagagcacacatgtttaacgggtcgaaaaaaatagtgggagaaaaatcgaaaaagagtaaactgccaaattttatacgaaacttggtattaagcttaatcttctagaaatgaaatttcagttcaattaaccaaaaggtttctgagaaaaacataaaaaaaacctcggttctctagagtaaaagtactacttccggttcaggtaaaaatattcaaaaaatatcagggtataaaatttataatttctatttctacggtaccatttccggtcaacttaaaaatttgaaaaaaaattacggtgtatcgataaaaatttcagtaaccgatactaagtttcagttcgatagaactaacgatgtttaaaaaatccccaaaatacacagacacacacagacacacatacacagacacattttttctagatcatgaaaacatgatcagtgatcgattctgagttcgaatcagtcaaaatctcgatttcaaattttcgcatgatcacaaaacttaatctattgttactacgtatatagataaagtaattacaCCTGGATATTTTATCCTATAAATTTGATTAATCAATCAAAAATTGAATTCAGATTCTGACCtttaatgataaataatttaacCCGCAAAT includes:
- the LOC143921000 gene encoding CLIP domain-containing serine protease B4-like isoform X1; translation: MQQRWCIFVVTIAFVVIAVNCQSDPEDGCVTPSGQPGTCIILNQCNVLAQLLMVRPLPQSSRELLVRSNCGYEGAQPKVCCPPQRTTTPTPQPVSPLTSRIMNPVTQAPRPNNQQEYREPPPDVTRHPNLSMLPTNCGPLEDDRILGGNKTGVFDFPWMALLAYNTARGMSFRCGGTIINERYILTAAHCITNLRGLTLAGVRVGEHDIRNETDCEGEADALDCAPPPQDFTIEEILPHPSYSPVRLQDDIGLLRLSAPIDFNSENSKPVCLPSSEALRNMRLEGTTIVVTGWGATETGTSSPELLRVNLPVLTNTRCGEIHNRSVAAGIGFKQVCAGGIQGVDSCGGDSGGPLMSPGEVGGVQRFVQHGIVSFGPKRCGTANLPGVYTRVAYYMDWLLDQLKP
- the LOC143921000 gene encoding CLIP domain-containing serine protease HP8-like isoform X2 — protein: MVRPLPQSSRELLVRSNCGYEGAQPKVCCPPQRTTTPTPQPVSPLTSRIMNPVTQAPRPNNQQEYREPPPDVTRHPNLSMLPTNCGPLEDDRILGGNKTGVFDFPWMALLAYNTARGMSFRCGGTIINERYILTAAHCITNLRGLTLAGVRVGEHDIRNETDCEGEADALDCAPPPQDFTIEEILPHPSYSPVRLQDDIGLLRLSAPIDFNSENSKPVCLPSSEALRNMRLEGTTIVVTGWGATETGTSSPELLRVNLPVLTNTRCGEIHNRSVAAGIGFKQVCAGGIQGVDSCGGDSGGPLMSPGEVGGVQRFVQHGIVSFGPKRCGTANLPGVYTRVAYYMDWLLDQLKP